In one window of Syngnathus scovelli strain Florida chromosome 20, RoL_Ssco_1.2, whole genome shotgun sequence DNA:
- the LOC125990195 gene encoding mucin-2-like isoform X15, whose protein sequence is MKTIGLAAAAVVLSLTAWVLYEIKRTPVSAKLTLSEQKQELSTLTTKEPALNVTSVLVKTTKLPNTTLTTKTPALNVTSVSKLPNTTLTTKTPALNVTSVSKLPNTTLTTKTPALNVTSVSKLPNTTLTTKTPEMNVTSVSEVPNTTLTTKKPEMNVTSVSVKPTVQGEQQELPNTTLTTKKPEMNVTSVSVNTTVQGAQQKLPNTTLTTKKPAMNVTSVSAKPTVKGKEENTLTTKKKMNVNSNFVLDILKDLYNLTDEEPEEKKLPNTTLTTKKPAMNVTSVSVKTTAQGQQQKLPNTTLTTKKPAMNVTSVSIKTTELPNTTLTTKKPEMNVTSVSVKPTVQGEQQKLPNTTTTTKKPEMNVTSVSLLNTTMTTKKPPMNVTSVSVKTTVQGEQQKLPNTTLTTKKPEMNVTSVSVNPMVQRQQQELPNTTLTKKPEMNVTSVSVKPTVQGEQQKLPNTTMTTKKPEMNVTSVSVKPTVQGEQQKLPNTTMTTKKPEMNVTSVSVKPTVQGEQQKLPNTTLTTKKPEMNVTSVSVKPTVQGEQQKLPNTTLTTKKPAMNVTSVKPTVQGQQQKLPNTTLTTKKPDMNVTSVSVKPTVQGEQQKLPNTTMTTKKPAVNVTSVSVKPTVNGQQQKLPNTTLTTKKPALNVTSVSVLLQKLPNTTKTTKKPMNKLLKTLTTKKPRISVVKPELFTELQLAKYYVWIYSNTNVSIIINPQDLNLEVLEVNLVSEHRGKKLLTLRFSMTNQTAKLITDTHVSPLPLIQNEMTWPYRLGVNYKIVIQKNGNYWTVNFSNKLVLCFTLEKRQVISQVEVSGRIVTIRKVEVFRDV, encoded by the exons ATGAAGACAATTGGACTGGCCGCGGCCGCGGTCGTTCTATCGCTTACTGCCTGGGTGCTTTATG AGATCAAAAGGACCCCAGTCTCGGCGAAGCTCACATTATCTGAACAGAAGCAG GAGCTGTCAACACTGACCACTAAGGAACCAGCGCTGAACGTGACCTCAGTCTTGGTAAAGACCACG aagctgccCAACACTACACTGACCACTAAGACACCAGCGCTGAACGTGACCTCAGTCTCG aagctgccCAACACCACACTGACCACTAAGACACCAGCGCTGAACGTGACCTCAGTCTCG aagctgccCAACACTACACTGACCACTAAGACACCAGCGCTGAACGTGACCTCAGTCTCG aagctgccCAACACTACACTGACCACTAAGACACCAGAGATGAACGTGACCTCCGTCTCG gaGGTGCCCAACACTACACTGACCACTAAGAAACCAGAGATGAACGTGACCTCCGTCTCGGTGAAGCCCACGGTGCAAGGAGagcagcag gaGCTGCCCAACACCACACTGACCACTAAGAAACCAGAGATGAACGTGACCTCAGTCTCCGTAAACACCACGGTGCAAGGAGCGCAGCAG aagctgccCAACACCACACTGACCACTAAGAAACCAGCGATGAACGTGACTTCAGTCTCGGCGAAGCCCACGGTCAAAGGAAAGGAGGAG AACACACTGACCACTAAGAAAAAGATGAATGTCAACTCTAACTTTGTTTTGGACATACTGAAG gaCCTGTATAACCTGACCGATGAGGAACCAGAGGAGAAG aagctgccCAACACTACACTGACCACTAAGAAACCAGCGATGAACGTGACCTCAGTCTCGGTGAAGACCACGGCGCAAGGACAGCAGCAG aagctgccCAACACCACACTGACCACCAAGAAACCAGCAATGAACGTGACCTCAGTCTCGATAAAGACCACG gagCTGCCCAACACCACACTGACCACCAAGAAACCAGAGATGAACGTGACCTCAGTCTCGGTGAAGCCCACGGTGCAAGGAGAGCAGCAG aagctgccCAACACCACAACGACCACCAAGAAACCAGAGATGAATGTGACCTCAGTCTCG CTGCTCAACACCACAATGACCACCAAGAAACCACCGATGAACGTGACCTCAGTCTCCGTAAAGACCACGGTGCAAGGAGAGCAGCAG aagctgccCAACACTACACTGACCACTAAGAAACCAGAGATGAACGTGACCTCCGTCTCGGTGAACCCCATGGTGCAAAGACAGCAGCAG gaGCTGCCCAACACCACACTGACCAAGAAACCAGAGATGAACGTGACCTCAGTCTCGGTGAAGCCAACGGTGCAAGGAGAGCAGCAG aagctgccCAACACCACAATGACCACTAAGAAACCAGAGATGAACGTGACCTCAGTCTCGGTGAAGCCAACGGTGCAAGGAGAGCAGCAG aagctgccCAACACCACAATGACCACTAAGAAACCAGAGATGAACGTGACCTCAGTCTCGGTGAAGCCCACGGTGCAAGGAGAGCAGCAG aagctgccCAACACCACACTGACCACCAAGAAACCAGAGATGAACGTGACCTCAGTCTCGGTGAAGCCAACGGTGCAAGGAGAGCAGCAG aagctgccCAACACCACACTGACCACCAAGAAACCAGCGATGAACGTGACCTCAGTGAAGCCCACGGTGCAAGGACAGCAGCAG aagctgccCAACACCACACTGACCACCAAGAAACCAGATATGAACGTGACCTCAGTCTCGGTGAAGCCAACGGTGCAAGGAGAGCAGCAG aagctgccCAACACCACAATGACCACTAAGAAACCAGCGGTGAACGTGACCTCAGTCTCGGTGAAGCCCACGGTGAACGGACAGCAGCAG aagctgccCAACACCACACTGACCACTAAGAAACCAGCGCTGAATGTGACCTCAGTCTCG GTTCTTTTGCAGAAGCTTCCCAACACCACAAAAACCACCAAGAAACCAATGAAC AAGCTGCTCAAAACATTGACCACTAAGAAACCAAGGATCAGCGTGGTGAAGCCCGAATTGTTTACAGAGCTGCAG TTGGCTAAGTACTAcgtttggatttactccaacacCAACGTTTCCATCATCATCAACCCACAAGACCTGAATCTCGAAGT TCTTGAAGTCAATCTGGTGTCGGAGCACCGTGGCAAAAAGCTGTTGACCCTTCGGTTTTCAATGACAAACCAAACCGCCAAGCTTATCACAGACACCCATGTTTCGCCACTACCGCTGATCCAGAACGAAATGACCTGGCCTTATCGTCTTGGAGTCAACTACAAG atTGTTATCCAGAAAAACGGCAACTACTGGACCGTGAACTTCAGCAACAAGCTCGTGCTGTGTTTCACGCTTGAGAAGAGACAAGTCATCAGCCAGGTGGAGGTGTCCGGCCGGATCGTTACCATCAGGAAAGTGGAGGTTTTCAGGGATGTTTGA
- the LOC125990195 gene encoding mucin-2-like isoform X16: protein MKTIGLAAAAVVLSLTAWVLYEIKRTPVSAKLTLSEQKQELSTLTTKEPALNVTSVLVKTTKLPNTTLTTKTPALNVTSVSKLPNTTLTTKTPALNVTSVSKLPNTTLTTKTPALNVTSVSKLPNTTLTTKTPALNVTSVLKLPNTTLTTKTPEMNVTSVSVKPTVQGQQQEVPNTTLTTKKPEMNVTSVSVKPTVQGEQQELPNTTLTTKKPEMNVTSVSVNTTVQGAQQKLPNTTLTTKKPAMNVTSVSAKPTVKGKEENTLTTKKKMNVNSNFVLDILKDLYNLTDEEPEEKKLPNTTLTTKKPAMNVTSVSVKTTAQGQQQKLPNTTLTTKKPAMNVTSVSIKTTELPNTTLTTKKPEMNVTSVSVKPTVQGEQQKLPNTTTTTKKPEMNVTSVSLLNTTMTTKKPPMNVTSVSVKTTVQGEQQKLPNTTLTTKKPEMNVTSVSVNPMVQRQQQELPNTTLTKKPEMNVTSVSVKPTVQGEQQKLPNTTMTTKKPEMNVTSVSVKPTVQGEQQKLPNTTMTTKKPEMNVTSVSVKPTVQGEQQKLPNTTLTTKKPEMNVTSVSVKPTVQGEQQKLPNTTLTTKKPAMNVTSVKPTVQGQQQKLPNTTLTTKKPDMNVTSVSVKPTVQGEQQKLPNTTMTTKKPAVNVTSVSKLPNTTKTTKKPMNKLLKTLTTKKPRISVVKPELFTELQLAKYYVWIYSNTNVSIIINPQDLNLEVLEVNLVSEHRGKKLLTLRFSMTNQTAKLITDTHVSPLPLIQNEMTWPYRLGVNYKIVIQKNGNYWTVNFSNKLVLCFTLEKRQVISQVEVSGRIVTIRKVEVFRDV, encoded by the exons ATGAAGACAATTGGACTGGCCGCGGCCGCGGTCGTTCTATCGCTTACTGCCTGGGTGCTTTATG AGATCAAAAGGACCCCAGTCTCGGCGAAGCTCACATTATCTGAACAGAAGCAG GAGCTGTCAACACTGACCACTAAGGAACCAGCGCTGAACGTGACCTCAGTCTTGGTAAAGACCACG aagctgccCAACACTACACTGACCACTAAGACACCAGCGCTGAACGTGACCTCAGTCTCG aagctgccCAACACCACACTGACCACTAAGACACCAGCGCTGAACGTGACCTCAGTCTCG aagctgccCAACACTACACTGACCACTAAGACACCAGCGCTGAACGTGACCTCAGTCTCG aagctgccCAACACCACACTGACCACTAAGACACCAGCGCTGAACGTGACCTCAGTCTTG aagctgccCAACACTACACTGACCACTAAGACACCAGAGATGAACGTGACCTCCGTCTCGGTGAAGCCCACGGTGCAAGGACagcagcag gaGGTGCCCAACACTACACTGACCACTAAGAAACCAGAGATGAACGTGACCTCCGTCTCGGTGAAGCCCACGGTGCAAGGAGagcagcag gaGCTGCCCAACACCACACTGACCACTAAGAAACCAGAGATGAACGTGACCTCAGTCTCCGTAAACACCACGGTGCAAGGAGCGCAGCAG aagctgccCAACACCACACTGACCACTAAGAAACCAGCGATGAACGTGACTTCAGTCTCGGCGAAGCCCACGGTCAAAGGAAAGGAGGAG AACACACTGACCACTAAGAAAAAGATGAATGTCAACTCTAACTTTGTTTTGGACATACTGAAG gaCCTGTATAACCTGACCGATGAGGAACCAGAGGAGAAG aagctgccCAACACTACACTGACCACTAAGAAACCAGCGATGAACGTGACCTCAGTCTCGGTGAAGACCACGGCGCAAGGACAGCAGCAG aagctgccCAACACCACACTGACCACCAAGAAACCAGCAATGAACGTGACCTCAGTCTCGATAAAGACCACG gagCTGCCCAACACCACACTGACCACCAAGAAACCAGAGATGAACGTGACCTCAGTCTCGGTGAAGCCCACGGTGCAAGGAGAGCAGCAG aagctgccCAACACCACAACGACCACCAAGAAACCAGAGATGAATGTGACCTCAGTCTCG CTGCTCAACACCACAATGACCACCAAGAAACCACCGATGAACGTGACCTCAGTCTCCGTAAAGACCACGGTGCAAGGAGAGCAGCAG aagctgccCAACACTACACTGACCACTAAGAAACCAGAGATGAACGTGACCTCCGTCTCGGTGAACCCCATGGTGCAAAGACAGCAGCAG gaGCTGCCCAACACCACACTGACCAAGAAACCAGAGATGAACGTGACCTCAGTCTCGGTGAAGCCAACGGTGCAAGGAGAGCAGCAG aagctgccCAACACCACAATGACCACTAAGAAACCAGAGATGAACGTGACCTCAGTCTCGGTGAAGCCAACGGTGCAAGGAGAGCAGCAG aagctgccCAACACCACAATGACCACTAAGAAACCAGAGATGAACGTGACCTCAGTCTCGGTGAAGCCCACGGTGCAAGGAGAGCAGCAG aagctgccCAACACCACACTGACCACCAAGAAACCAGAGATGAACGTGACCTCAGTCTCGGTGAAGCCAACGGTGCAAGGAGAGCAGCAG aagctgccCAACACCACACTGACCACCAAGAAACCAGCGATGAACGTGACCTCAGTGAAGCCCACGGTGCAAGGACAGCAGCAG aagctgccCAACACCACACTGACCACCAAGAAACCAGATATGAACGTGACCTCAGTCTCGGTGAAGCCAACGGTGCAAGGAGAGCAGCAG aagctgccCAACACCACAATGACCACTAAGAAACCAGCGGTGAACGTGACCTCAGTCTCG AAGCTTCCCAACACCACAAAAACCACCAAGAAACCAATGAAC AAGCTGCTCAAAACATTGACCACTAAGAAACCAAGGATCAGCGTGGTGAAGCCCGAATTGTTTACAGAGCTGCAG TTGGCTAAGTACTAcgtttggatttactccaacacCAACGTTTCCATCATCATCAACCCACAAGACCTGAATCTCGAAGT TCTTGAAGTCAATCTGGTGTCGGAGCACCGTGGCAAAAAGCTGTTGACCCTTCGGTTTTCAATGACAAACCAAACCGCCAAGCTTATCACAGACACCCATGTTTCGCCACTACCGCTGATCCAGAACGAAATGACCTGGCCTTATCGTCTTGGAGTCAACTACAAG atTGTTATCCAGAAAAACGGCAACTACTGGACCGTGAACTTCAGCAACAAGCTCGTGCTGTGTTTCACGCTTGAGAAGAGACAAGTCATCAGCCAGGTGGAGGTGTCCGGCCGGATCGTTACCATCAGGAAAGTGGAGGTTTTCAGGGATGTTTGA
- the LOC125990195 gene encoding mucin-2-like isoform X4, translating to MKTIGLAAAAVVLSLTAWVLYEIKRTPVSAKLTLSEQKQELSTLTTKEPALNVTSVLVKTTKLPNTTLTTKTPALNVTSVSKLPNTTLTTKTPALNVTSVSKLPNTTLTTKTPALNVTSVSKLPNTTLTTKTPALNVTSVLKLPNTTLTTKTPEMNVTSVSVKPTEVPNTTLTTKKPEMNVTSVSVKPTVQGEQQELPNTTLTTKKPEMNVTSVSVNTTVQGAQQKLPNTTLTTKKPAMNVTSVSAKPTVKGKEENTLTTKKKMNVNSNFVLDILKDLYNLTDEEPEEKKLPNTTLTTKKPAMNVTSVSVKTTAQGQQQKLPNTTLTTKKPAMNVTSVSIKTTELPNTTLTTKKPEMNVTSVSVKPTVQGEQQKLPNTTTTTKKPEMNVTSVSLLNTTMTTKKPPMNVTSVSVKTTVQGEQQKLPNTTLTTKKPEMNVTSVSVNPMVQRQQQELPNTTLTKKPEMNVTSVSVKPTVQGEQQKLPNTTMTTKKPEMNVTSVSVKPTVQGEQQKLPNTTMTTKKPEMNVTSVSVKPTVQGEQQKLPNTTLTTKKPEMNVTSVSVKPTVQGEQQKLPNTTLTTKKPAMNVTSVKPTVQGQQQKLPNTTLTTKKPDMNVTSVSVKPTVQGEQQKLPNTTMTTKKPAVNVTSVSVKPTVNGQQQKLPNTTLTTKKPALNVTSVSVLLQKLPNTTKTTKKPMNKLLKTLTTKKPRISVVKPELFTELQLAKYYVWIYSNTNVSIIINPQDLNLEVLEVNLVSEHRGKKLLTLRFSMTNQTAKLITDTHVSPLPLIQNEMTWPYRLGVNYKIVIQKNGNYWTVNFSNKLVLCFTLEKRQVISQVEVSGRIVTIRKVEVFRDV from the exons ATGAAGACAATTGGACTGGCCGCGGCCGCGGTCGTTCTATCGCTTACTGCCTGGGTGCTTTATG AGATCAAAAGGACCCCAGTCTCGGCGAAGCTCACATTATCTGAACAGAAGCAG GAGCTGTCAACACTGACCACTAAGGAACCAGCGCTGAACGTGACCTCAGTCTTGGTAAAGACCACG aagctgccCAACACTACACTGACCACTAAGACACCAGCGCTGAACGTGACCTCAGTCTCG aagctgccCAACACCACACTGACCACTAAGACACCAGCGCTGAACGTGACCTCAGTCTCG aagctgccCAACACTACACTGACCACTAAGACACCAGCGCTGAACGTGACCTCAGTCTCG aagctgccCAACACCACACTGACCACTAAGACACCAGCGCTGAACGTGACCTCAGTCTTG aagctgccCAACACTACACTGACCACTAAGACACCAGAGATGAACGTGACCTCCGTCTCGGTGAAGCCCACG gaGGTGCCCAACACTACACTGACCACTAAGAAACCAGAGATGAACGTGACCTCCGTCTCGGTGAAGCCCACGGTGCAAGGAGagcagcag gaGCTGCCCAACACCACACTGACCACTAAGAAACCAGAGATGAACGTGACCTCAGTCTCCGTAAACACCACGGTGCAAGGAGCGCAGCAG aagctgccCAACACCACACTGACCACTAAGAAACCAGCGATGAACGTGACTTCAGTCTCGGCGAAGCCCACGGTCAAAGGAAAGGAGGAG AACACACTGACCACTAAGAAAAAGATGAATGTCAACTCTAACTTTGTTTTGGACATACTGAAG gaCCTGTATAACCTGACCGATGAGGAACCAGAGGAGAAG aagctgccCAACACTACACTGACCACTAAGAAACCAGCGATGAACGTGACCTCAGTCTCGGTGAAGACCACGGCGCAAGGACAGCAGCAG aagctgccCAACACCACACTGACCACCAAGAAACCAGCAATGAACGTGACCTCAGTCTCGATAAAGACCACG gagCTGCCCAACACCACACTGACCACCAAGAAACCAGAGATGAACGTGACCTCAGTCTCGGTGAAGCCCACGGTGCAAGGAGAGCAGCAG aagctgccCAACACCACAACGACCACCAAGAAACCAGAGATGAATGTGACCTCAGTCTCG CTGCTCAACACCACAATGACCACCAAGAAACCACCGATGAACGTGACCTCAGTCTCCGTAAAGACCACGGTGCAAGGAGAGCAGCAG aagctgccCAACACTACACTGACCACTAAGAAACCAGAGATGAACGTGACCTCCGTCTCGGTGAACCCCATGGTGCAAAGACAGCAGCAG gaGCTGCCCAACACCACACTGACCAAGAAACCAGAGATGAACGTGACCTCAGTCTCGGTGAAGCCAACGGTGCAAGGAGAGCAGCAG aagctgccCAACACCACAATGACCACTAAGAAACCAGAGATGAACGTGACCTCAGTCTCGGTGAAGCCAACGGTGCAAGGAGAGCAGCAG aagctgccCAACACCACAATGACCACTAAGAAACCAGAGATGAACGTGACCTCAGTCTCGGTGAAGCCCACGGTGCAAGGAGAGCAGCAG aagctgccCAACACCACACTGACCACCAAGAAACCAGAGATGAACGTGACCTCAGTCTCGGTGAAGCCAACGGTGCAAGGAGAGCAGCAG aagctgccCAACACCACACTGACCACCAAGAAACCAGCGATGAACGTGACCTCAGTGAAGCCCACGGTGCAAGGACAGCAGCAG aagctgccCAACACCACACTGACCACCAAGAAACCAGATATGAACGTGACCTCAGTCTCGGTGAAGCCAACGGTGCAAGGAGAGCAGCAG aagctgccCAACACCACAATGACCACTAAGAAACCAGCGGTGAACGTGACCTCAGTCTCGGTGAAGCCCACGGTGAACGGACAGCAGCAG aagctgccCAACACCACACTGACCACTAAGAAACCAGCGCTGAATGTGACCTCAGTCTCG GTTCTTTTGCAGAAGCTTCCCAACACCACAAAAACCACCAAGAAACCAATGAAC AAGCTGCTCAAAACATTGACCACTAAGAAACCAAGGATCAGCGTGGTGAAGCCCGAATTGTTTACAGAGCTGCAG TTGGCTAAGTACTAcgtttggatttactccaacacCAACGTTTCCATCATCATCAACCCACAAGACCTGAATCTCGAAGT TCTTGAAGTCAATCTGGTGTCGGAGCACCGTGGCAAAAAGCTGTTGACCCTTCGGTTTTCAATGACAAACCAAACCGCCAAGCTTATCACAGACACCCATGTTTCGCCACTACCGCTGATCCAGAACGAAATGACCTGGCCTTATCGTCTTGGAGTCAACTACAAG atTGTTATCCAGAAAAACGGCAACTACTGGACCGTGAACTTCAGCAACAAGCTCGTGCTGTGTTTCACGCTTGAGAAGAGACAAGTCATCAGCCAGGTGGAGGTGTCCGGCCGGATCGTTACCATCAGGAAAGTGGAGGTTTTCAGGGATGTTTGA
- the LOC125990195 gene encoding mucin-2-like isoform X8: MKTIGLAAAAVVLSLTAWVLYEIKRTPVSAKLTLSEQKQELSTLTTKEPALNVTSVLKLPNTTLTTKTPALNVTSVSKLPNTTLTTKTPALNVTSVSKLPNTTLTTKTPALNVTSVLKLPNTTLTTKTPEMNVTSVSVKPTVQGQQQEVPNTTLTTKKPEMNVTSVSVKPTVQGEQQELPNTTLTTKKPEMNVTSVSVNTTVQGAQQKLPNTTLTTKKPAMNVTSVSAKPTVKGKEENTLTTKKKMNVNSNFVLDILKDLYNLTDEEPEEKKLPNTTLTTKKPAMNVTSVSVKTTAQGQQQKLPNTTLTTKKPAMNVTSVSIKTTELPNTTLTTKKPEMNVTSVSVKPTVQGEQQKLPNTTTTTKKPEMNVTSVSLLNTTMTTKKPPMNVTSVSVKTTVQGEQQKLPNTTLTTKKPEMNVTSVSVNPMVQRQQQELPNTTLTKKPEMNVTSVSVKPTVQGEQQKLPNTTMTTKKPEMNVTSVSVKPTVQGEQQKLPNTTMTTKKPEMNVTSVSVKPTVQGEQQKLPNTTLTTKKPEMNVTSVSVKPTVQGEQQKLPNTTLTTKKPAMNVTSVKPTVQGQQQKLPNTTLTTKKPDMNVTSVSVKPTVQGEQQKLPNTTMTTKKPAVNVTSVSVKPTVNGQQQKLPNTTLTTKKPALNVTSVSVLLQKLPNTTKTTKKPMNKLLKTLTTKKPRISVVKPELFTELQLAKYYVWIYSNTNVSIIINPQDLNLEVLEVNLVSEHRGKKLLTLRFSMTNQTAKLITDTHVSPLPLIQNEMTWPYRLGVNYKIVIQKNGNYWTVNFSNKLVLCFTLEKRQVISQVEVSGRIVTIRKVEVFRDV, encoded by the exons ATGAAGACAATTGGACTGGCCGCGGCCGCGGTCGTTCTATCGCTTACTGCCTGGGTGCTTTATG AGATCAAAAGGACCCCAGTCTCGGCGAAGCTCACATTATCTGAACAGAAGCAG GAGCTGTCAACACTGACCACTAAGGAACCAGCGCTGAACGTGACCTCAGTCTTG aagctgccCAACACTACACTGACCACTAAGACACCAGCGCTGAACGTGACCTCAGTCTCG aagctgccCAACACTACACTGACCACTAAGACACCAGCGCTGAACGTGACCTCAGTCTCG aagctgccCAACACCACACTGACCACTAAGACACCAGCGCTGAACGTGACCTCAGTCTTG aagctgccCAACACTACACTGACCACTAAGACACCAGAGATGAACGTGACCTCCGTCTCGGTGAAGCCCACGGTGCAAGGACagcagcag gaGGTGCCCAACACTACACTGACCACTAAGAAACCAGAGATGAACGTGACCTCCGTCTCGGTGAAGCCCACGGTGCAAGGAGagcagcag gaGCTGCCCAACACCACACTGACCACTAAGAAACCAGAGATGAACGTGACCTCAGTCTCCGTAAACACCACGGTGCAAGGAGCGCAGCAG aagctgccCAACACCACACTGACCACTAAGAAACCAGCGATGAACGTGACTTCAGTCTCGGCGAAGCCCACGGTCAAAGGAAAGGAGGAG AACACACTGACCACTAAGAAAAAGATGAATGTCAACTCTAACTTTGTTTTGGACATACTGAAG gaCCTGTATAACCTGACCGATGAGGAACCAGAGGAGAAG aagctgccCAACACTACACTGACCACTAAGAAACCAGCGATGAACGTGACCTCAGTCTCGGTGAAGACCACGGCGCAAGGACAGCAGCAG aagctgccCAACACCACACTGACCACCAAGAAACCAGCAATGAACGTGACCTCAGTCTCGATAAAGACCACG gagCTGCCCAACACCACACTGACCACCAAGAAACCAGAGATGAACGTGACCTCAGTCTCGGTGAAGCCCACGGTGCAAGGAGAGCAGCAG aagctgccCAACACCACAACGACCACCAAGAAACCAGAGATGAATGTGACCTCAGTCTCG CTGCTCAACACCACAATGACCACCAAGAAACCACCGATGAACGTGACCTCAGTCTCCGTAAAGACCACGGTGCAAGGAGAGCAGCAG aagctgccCAACACTACACTGACCACTAAGAAACCAGAGATGAACGTGACCTCCGTCTCGGTGAACCCCATGGTGCAAAGACAGCAGCAG gaGCTGCCCAACACCACACTGACCAAGAAACCAGAGATGAACGTGACCTCAGTCTCGGTGAAGCCAACGGTGCAAGGAGAGCAGCAG aagctgccCAACACCACAATGACCACTAAGAAACCAGAGATGAACGTGACCTCAGTCTCGGTGAAGCCAACGGTGCAAGGAGAGCAGCAG aagctgccCAACACCACAATGACCACTAAGAAACCAGAGATGAACGTGACCTCAGTCTCGGTGAAGCCCACGGTGCAAGGAGAGCAGCAG aagctgccCAACACCACACTGACCACCAAGAAACCAGAGATGAACGTGACCTCAGTCTCGGTGAAGCCAACGGTGCAAGGAGAGCAGCAG aagctgccCAACACCACACTGACCACCAAGAAACCAGCGATGAACGTGACCTCAGTGAAGCCCACGGTGCAAGGACAGCAGCAG aagctgccCAACACCACACTGACCACCAAGAAACCAGATATGAACGTGACCTCAGTCTCGGTGAAGCCAACGGTGCAAGGAGAGCAGCAG aagctgccCAACACCACAATGACCACTAAGAAACCAGCGGTGAACGTGACCTCAGTCTCGGTGAAGCCCACGGTGAACGGACAGCAGCAG aagctgccCAACACCACACTGACCACTAAGAAACCAGCGCTGAATGTGACCTCAGTCTCG GTTCTTTTGCAGAAGCTTCCCAACACCACAAAAACCACCAAGAAACCAATGAAC AAGCTGCTCAAAACATTGACCACTAAGAAACCAAGGATCAGCGTGGTGAAGCCCGAATTGTTTACAGAGCTGCAG TTGGCTAAGTACTAcgtttggatttactccaacacCAACGTTTCCATCATCATCAACCCACAAGACCTGAATCTCGAAGT TCTTGAAGTCAATCTGGTGTCGGAGCACCGTGGCAAAAAGCTGTTGACCCTTCGGTTTTCAATGACAAACCAAACCGCCAAGCTTATCACAGACACCCATGTTTCGCCACTACCGCTGATCCAGAACGAAATGACCTGGCCTTATCGTCTTGGAGTCAACTACAAG atTGTTATCCAGAAAAACGGCAACTACTGGACCGTGAACTTCAGCAACAAGCTCGTGCTGTGTTTCACGCTTGAGAAGAGACAAGTCATCAGCCAGGTGGAGGTGTCCGGCCGGATCGTTACCATCAGGAAAGTGGAGGTTTTCAGGGATGTTTGA